In Cryptococcus gattii WM276 chromosome N, complete sequence, a single window of DNA contains:
- a CDS encoding Glycine dehydrogenase (decarboxylating), putative (Similar to TIGR gene model, INSD accession AAW47059.1), with translation MLSALRPIARPLAGSLRTHIAPKPAAFRFSALRFASTTKYSTDHEWVTFDSDTNVAVVGITDYAQKALGDVVFVELPSEGTEVAQGDSVGAVESVKAASDIYAPVSGVVESINETLADQPSLLNKSPEKDGWLCKVKLSDPAEFDDLLSPDAYKAHCEGA, from the exons ATGCTCTCTGCTCTCCGCCCCATCGCCCGACCCCTCGCTGGCTCTCTTAGGACCCACATCGCACCCAAGCCTGCCGCGTTCAGGTTCTCTGCTCTTAGGTTCGCCTCTACCA CCAAGTACAGCACTGACCACGAATGGGTCACTTTTGACTCTGACACCAACGTTGCTGTCGTCGGTATCACCGACTACGCCCAGAAAGCTTTGGGAGATGTCGTCTTTGTCGAGTTGCCCTCTGAGGGTACCGAAGTCGCCCAGGGTG ACTCTGTTGGTGCTGTTGAGTCTGTCAAGGCTGCCTCTGACATCTACGCTCCTGTTTCTGGTGTCGTTGAGTCTATCAACGAGACCCTCGCCGACCAGCCTAGCTTGTTGAACAAGTCTCCCGAGAAGGACG GCTGGCTCTGCAAGGTCAAGCTCTCTGACCCCGCCGAGTTTGACGACCTCTTGTCTCCTGACGCCTACAAGGCCCACTGCGAGGGTGCTTAA
- a CDS encoding Chromosome organization and biogenesis -related protein, putative (Similar to TIGR gene model, INSD accession AAW47063.1) — protein sequence MSIDPAGSQAPRQLPINLFTRSSTDAIPQSTYFIPSAWRRFQLSELINQVLGNTAENGSKPVPFDFLVNGEVLRGSLEAWVKKNRGGDEESQIDVEYVRSVMPPEEAARVEVEDWVSGLSLSRKGYVLLSSYLSHLQVLPLSAAAQSSSALYTLPLPTSLGATSCTWVSPQSQETDILVAAGGVDRQTHVYSIPSLSPDTADAPREVYTLHGHTGPVSSVIASSSGKEIVTGSWDGNINLYVLPDAEPTEHQVPADPVSYLPGQGTKKRRKLEKDQEKAPIEGLTDGDATGEGGWRRAPDAVMRGHTGRIGGLVWDKLDSGKIWSAGWDGSVRGWEVQTGASGVLRQGPFDKSALCVDQWKMNGTLATGNMDRTICLWDTRQATSLISLTLPTTSPVPSVTCHPTSPFTLASATYSGVVQIWDIRSPKTALFTVSKAQSKLADPNRKVTKNGKVLGERLLAVDWDGDVLVAGGEDGEVGIWRARGE from the exons ATGTCAATCGACCCAGCCGGATCGCAGGCACCTCGCCAACTCCCCATCAACCTCTTCACCAGGTCTTCAACAGATGCCATCCCCCAGTCTACCTACTTTATCCCCTCCGCCTGGCGTCGATTCCAGCTTTCAGAGCTCATAAACCAGGTTCTCGGCAACACCGCTGAAAATGGAAGTAAACCTGTGCCATTTGACTTCCTTGTGAATGGTGAAGTTCTTAGGGGTAGTTTGGAGGCGTGGGTAAAAAAGAacagaggaggagatgaagaaagTCAGATTGATGTTGAGTATGTGAGGAGTGTGATGCCGCCAGAGGAGGCTGCGAGGGTCGAGGTCGAGGATTGGGTGTCTGgcttgagcttgagcaGGAAAGG ATATGTGCTTCTTTCGTCCTACCTCTCTCACCTGCAAGTCCTCCCTCTTTCAGCTGCGGCTCAATCATCCTCTGCTCTTTACACTCTTCCACTCCCAACTTCTCTTGGTGCTACATCCTGTACCTGGGTTTCCCCTCAAAGTCAAGAAACCGACATCCTCGTCGCTGCTGGCGGTGTTGACCGTCAAACCCACGTCTATTCTATTCCCTCTCTCTCACCCGACACTGCCGATGCTCCTCGGGAAGTCTACACCCTTCACGGCCACACCGGTCCCGTCTCTTCTGTCATCGCTAGCTCTTCCGGTAAAGAAATTGTAACCGGCTCATGGGACGGTAACATTAATCTCTACGTCCTTCCCGACGCCGAGCCAACAGAACATCAAGTTCCTGCTGACCCTGTGTCTTATCTCCCCGGTCAAGGTACCAAGAAACGCCGGAAGCTCGAGAAAGACCAAGAAAAAGCTCCCATAGAGGGCCTCACTGACGGCGATGCTACCGGCGAAGGTGGATGGAGGCGTGCGCCCGATGCTGTCATGCGCGGCCATACCGGAAGAATCGGCGGCCTCGTTTGGGACAAGCTTGACAGTGGCAAAATTTGGAGCGCTGGGTGGGACGGAAGCGTGCGTGGATGGGAAGTGCAGACTGGTGCTTCTGGAGTATTGAGACAGGGTCCGTTTGACAAGTCTGCGTTGTGTGTAGATCAATGGAAGATGAATGGTACATTGGCGACTGGAAACATGGACAGGACGATTTGTCTTTGGGATACTCGACAAG CTACCTCCCTCATTTCCCTTACCCTCCCTACCACATCCCCCGTCCCCTCTGTTACTTGCCATCCCACTTCTCCCTTCACCCTCGCTTCTGCCACTTACTCTGGTGTCGTCCAAATTTGGGATATCCGATCACCCAAGACTGCCCTGTTCACTGTCTCAAAGGCACAGAGCAAGTTGGCCGATCCCAATAGGAAGGTCACCAAGAACGGCAAGGTTTTGGGTGAGAGGTTGTTGGCGGTTGACTGGGATGGAGACGTTTTGGTTGCCGGTGGTGAAGACGGTGAGGTTGGAATTTGGCGAGCGAGAGGAGAGTAA
- a CDS encoding Cation diffusion facilitator, putative (Similar to TIGR gene model, INSD accession AAW47061.1), translated as MADTRPPIQHSVATSYSSSNSHRSPRISSSLGTTSCHNSHFHSPSHPPEPEGQWSPTPLLATQSPLALRRGRGMTFEEARREGIISQHERSGDFDGLPVSDNEISKLPKKLRPYYRNLALLHEHYLEVDGILSGELTHNIALSFAPSRTYLQRLGDLEEELASPKATRRDSYWRVNGERGANGDRDGNGNPGEGTPLLGDAKAERREKLARLALNINTIVNVLLVGGKATAVLYSSSISLVASLVDSALDLLSTFIILGTSLAIGMKTDAHKYPAGKRRFEPLGVLIFSVAMIASFVQVFIESFKRTIGPPEDRPIDLGPLGVGIMLVTIGIKATLWVWCSRIPSSGVQALAQDAENDVFFNTMSLAFPWFGSLLSWRLLDPIGGMILSAYIIVEWIKTLLENFANLSGKTASADQISRVLYLVSRFNPVLEIADIECYHIGDDLIVEVDVILPKTSSLHYAHDVGETIQCVIESLDGVIRAYVHCDYSSFNPLQHTARTPQPYPITRFQSTDGSSSDSGSGTLTPRPIHYLTSNTLDLNGINDRTATTSSRSFSEERIRDKGDGDAAQGRKG; from the exons ATGGCAGATACAAGACCTCCGATTCAACATTCTGTCGCAACCTCTTATAGTTCCTCTAACAGTCATCGCTCGCCCCGAATTTCCTCATCCCTTGGTACCACATCTTGTCACAACAGTCATTTTCACAGTCCCTCTCATCCTCCAGAACCTGAAGGCCAATGGTCACCAACACCCCTCCTGGCTACCCAATCGCCCCTTGCTCTTCGGCGAGGGAGGGGAATGACGTTTGAAGAAGCCCGTAGGGAAGGAATCATCAGTCAGCATGAGAGGAGCGGTGATTTTGACGGATTGCCCGTAAGTGATAATGAAATATCAAAACTCCCAAAAAAGTTACGCCCGTACTATCGCAACCTTGCGCTCTTGCACGAGCATTATCTCGAGGTAGATGGAATCCTATCAGGAGAATTGACACACAACATCGCGCTATCTTTTGCTCCCTCACGAACATACTTGCAAAGATTAGGTGATCTCGAAGAAGAGTTGGCCAGCCCGAAAGCAACAAGGAGGGATAGCTACTGGAGAGTGAatggagaaagaggagCGAATGGGGATAGGGACGGGAATGGAAATCCAGGGGAAGGAACACCATTATTAGGAGATGCCAAAGCTgagaggagggagaaaCTTGCTCGACTAGCCCTCAATA TAAATACAATAGTGAACGTCCTTCTTGTCGGAGGAAAAGCCACTGCCGTTCTGTATTCATCGTCTATCTCCCTTGTTGCTTCACTCGTCGACTCTGCCTTAGACCTTTTAAGCACATTCATTATCCTCGGAACTAGTCTGGCAATAGGCATGAAGACAGACGCACACAAATACCCCGCAGGAAAAAGGAGGTTTGAACCATTAGGAGTG TTAATCTTCTCGGTAGCGATGATTGCATCTTTCGTGCAGGTATTCATAGAGTCATTCAAAAGGACTATTGGGCCTCCAGAAGACAGGCCTATTGACCTTGGACCTTTAGGTGTGGG GATTATGCTTGTCACAATCGGTATCAAAGCAACCTT ATGGGTTTGGTGCTCCCGTATTCCTTCATCCGGTGTGCAAGCACTTGCACAGGATGCGGAGAACGATGTGTTTTTTAATACCATGTCTCTGGCTTTCCCG TGGTTTGGTTCGTTACTCAGTTGGAGATTACTAGATCCGATTGGAGGTATGATCCTTTCGGCGTATATCATCGTAGAATGGATTAAAACTCTTCTCGAAAACTTTGCAAACT TGTCCGGTAAAACTGCATCTGCTGATCAAATTTCACGAGTACTGTATCTTGTCTCGAGGTTCAACCCAGTTTTGGAGATTGCAGATATTGAATGTTATCATATCGG AGATGATCTAATTGTGGAGGTTGATGTGATCCTTCCCAAGACAAGTTCACTGCATTACGCCCATGATGTCGGGGAAACTATACA ATGTGTGATAGAAAG CTTGGATGGTGTAATTCGAGCTTATGTGCACTGCGATTACTCCTCTTTCAACCC CTTACAGCACACCGCCCGAACCCCACAACCCTACCCTATCACCCGTTTCCAATCCACTGACGGCTCTTCGTCTGACTCCGGATCCGGGACTCTTACACCTCGTCCGATACATTATCTCACCTCGAATACGTTGGATCTCAATGGCATAAATGACAGAACAGCAACGACGAGCAGTAGGTCATTCAGTGAGGAAAGAATACGGGACaaaggagatggagatgcTGCACAAGGACGAAAGGGATGA
- a CDS encoding uncharacterized protein (Similar to TIGR gene model, INSD accession AAW47057.1), translating to MSQAHRPTWNPAQGRETKAGSQQISKLSLAAHTKLKFRQPGQTNTSDVARRDLKAELLAAERAALDKKRKAEGLPPLAPLGSQQDGQLRIEGARDGEEDEAAAKRRKILEEAAEMDKDDESESEEEEGESKGKGKAEDDEDEDDDDDSDDDSDDEDDTAALMAELAKIKQERAEEKARLDAEAASSAAISREAEIATGNPLMNLQAALGTATDSPRATTSIASTFAVKRRWDDDLIFKNQAVGIDDKPKKGEFVNDLLRSEFHKKFMNRFIK from the exons ATGTCCCAGGCCCATCGACCTACATGGAATCCTGCCCAAGGCCGGGAAACCAAAGCCGGTTCTCAACAAATCTCCAAATTGTCCCTCGCAGCGCATACCAAACTCAAGTTTCGCCAACCGGGCCAGACCAACACGTCGGACGTCGCGAGAAGAGATTTGAAAGCGGAGCTCTTAGCAGCGGAGAGGGCAGCTTTGGAtaagaagaggaaggcgGAGGGATTGCCGCCTTTGGCACCGTTGGGATCCCAGCAGGATGGGCAGTTGAGGATAGAAGGAGCAAGGGACggggaggaggatgaggcggcggcgaagaggaggaagataTTGGAAGAAGCGGCGGAGATGGATaaggatgatgagagtgagagtgaagaggaggaaggagagagtaaggggaaaggaaaggcagaggatgatgaggatgaagacgacgatgatga CAGCGATGATGATTCGGACGATGAGGACGATACAGCAGCATTAATGGCAGAGCTTGCAAAAATCAAGCAAGAACGAGCCGAAGAAAAAGCCCGTCTG GACGCTGAAGCAGCTTCTAGCGCAGCCATATCCCGCGAAGCTGAGATCGCTACAGGCAACCCTCTGATGAACCTCCAAGCCGCTCTCGGCACCGCGACCGATAGCCCACGGGCAACTACATCCATTGCATCGACATTTGCGGTCAAGAGGAGATGGGACGATGACTTGATTTTCAAGAACCAGGCTGTTGGGATTGATGATAAGCCCAAGAAGGGAGAGTTTGTCAATGACTTGCTGAGAAGCGAGTTCCACAAGAAGTTTATGAACAGGTTCATCAAGTAG